The stretch of DNA AAGGAAACAGTTCAAAATATTTTGACTATACGCTTTGCTAATACGTTATTTGAATCTTGCTGGAACTCTCAATATATTGATCACGTACAAATTAGTGTTAGCGAATCCATTGGCATAGGATCTCGGGGGAACTTTTTTGAAAAATCTGGGATGCTAAGAGACATGGTACAGAATCACCTGATGCAGTTACTGTGTCTGCTCACCATGGAGCCCCCTTCCGAGTTTTCTTCTGAAGAAATTAAAAAAGAAAAAATTAAAATTTTGAAAAAGATCCTTCCTATCCAAGAAGAGAACGTGGTTCGAGGCCAATATGGAGAAGGAACTGTGCAAGGGGTTTCTGTCTTGGGTTACCGAGAAGAAGAAAATGTTGACCCAAACTCTTTAGTGGAAACCTATGTAGCCTTAAAACTATTCATAGATAACCCTCGTTGGAAAGGGGTCCCTTTTTATTTGCAAGCAGGGAAGCGTCTTCCTAAAAGAACAACAGACATCGCAATTATCTTTAAAAAGTCTAACTATAACTTATTTAATGCAGAAAGCTGCCCTTTATGCCCGTTAGAGAATGATTTATTGATTATCCGCATTCAGCCAGATGAAGGGGTTGCTTTACAATTTAACTGCAAAGTCCCTGGGACAAATAAACTCGTGCGCCCAGTAAAAATGGATTTTCGTTACGATAGTTATTTTAATACAGTCACTCCAGAAGCTTATGAACGATTACTATGTGACTGTATCCTTGGCGACAGAACTCTTTTTACCAGCAACGAAGAAGTTTTAGCATCTTGGGAGCTTTTTTCTCCTTTGTTAGAACAGTGGTCCAAAGTTCGTCCTATTTTCCCTAACTATGTTGCAGGATCTTTGCGGCCTCAAGAAGCTGATAAACTCTTATCCAGAGATGGAAGAGCCTGGCGCTCTTATTAATTTTTTTGCAAGAGGTTATATATACATGGCTACCCTTATTAGCCTAAATGATGCGAATAGAATGCTTATATCCGAATCTCAAGAAGATTTTTTACAAATCGCTTGTTACGATTGGATTTCTACAGCAAATAAAGCGATTCATAAACGCGGAGCTTTCTATGTCGCCCTTTCTGGAGGGAAAACCCCCTTACAAATTTTTCAAGAGATCGTTAAAAAGCGCGCAGCCATTTCAGACTGTTCGAAGATCTTTGTTTTTTGGGGTGATGAACGAGCCAGTGAAGATGTAGAAGCCGGGAGCAATTACCTAAAAGCTATGGACATCTTAAAAGGTTTGCGCGTTCCCGAATCACAAATCTTTCGCATGGATACTGCTAACCCGAAAGGAGATGAAGCATATGAAAATCTTATCCGGGAAAATGTTCCTGATACTATTTTCGATATGATCATGCTTGGTGTCGGTGAAGACGGACACACCCTTTCTCTTTTTCCTGGGACTGCTGCTTTAGAAGAAACGGAGCGACTCGTAGTTTTCAATGAGGTCCCCCAATTACAGACCCATCGAATGACCTTAACTTTTCCGATTGTTCGACGAGCTCGTCATTTAGTTGCTTACATTCAAGGATCAGCTAAACAGGATCTGTTTCACAAGCTTCTACATCCTTTAGGCCGGGATACCTTTCCTATAGAGCGAATAGGAACTCCTCAGAATCCTTTACAGTGGGTATTATCCTCTGATTGTTGTAGAGCAACGGATCTAGCAGATATCCCTGCGGATTGTAAGTTAGAAATGTTTTAATTCCTTCTTTTGTCTGCGTATAGCTGCTCTCTGACGGTTTCTAAAAGACCATAACTGCAAACAGATCCATTCAAGGCAACTTGACGCAGAAGAGTAAGTGTCTAAAGCCTGTGTAGCTCGGGTAATAATTGAGAGAACTTCTTCCAAAGGGTATACGGGCATTGTTTTGATTTCATTTAACAAATTAGGATACGTAAGCGAAGACGCCGGCATCCCTTTTGCTAAGAAAAACCGATCTCTGAACAGTTGTAAAAGGACCGTTAACAGAGCTTTCGTTTTATCTCGAAGCACCTGTTTATCTTCATCTGGAGCTCCTTTTACTAAACCTCCCACACGCATCACAGATTCTTTGCCTTGTGCTAAACTGATTAAAAAAGCTATGTCCTTTTGATCAACCACAAAATTTTTCTCTATAGGGACATGAAAAGACACGCATCTGGACCGAATAGTAGGTGGCAGCCTCTGTGGCGAAGTGGACACAAGAATAAATATCCCATAAGGCGGAGGATCTTCTAAAAGCTTTAGAAAAGCTGAGATAGCATCTAATGTTATCCTATCTGCTTCATGAATAAGATAAATTTTATAAGGGCTTTCATAAGGATGTATCCAAATATCCCTTCTGATTGTACGAGGAGTCTCGATTGTATGAAGACGGCCCTTCCCTTG from Chlamydia suis encodes:
- the zwf gene encoding glucose-6-phosphate dehydrogenase codes for the protein MEEIKEIGPTLPACPPCVMVIFGATGDLTARKLFPALYNLTKEGRLSEHFVCVGFARRPKSHEQFREEMKQAVQNFSRSSEIDIRVWESLENRIFYHQANFSDEEGFASLKTFLEQLDHEYGTQGNRLFYLSTPPDYFQDIIRNLNRHQLFYHEQGAQQPWSRLIIEKPFGVNLETAQELQQCIDANIDEESVYRIDHYLGKETVQNILTIRFANTLFESCWNSQYIDHVQISVSESIGIGSRGNFFEKSGMLRDMVQNHLMQLLCLLTMEPPSEFSSEEIKKEKIKILKKILPIQEENVVRGQYGEGTVQGVSVLGYREEENVDPNSLVETYVALKLFIDNPRWKGVPFYLQAGKRLPKRTTDIAIIFKKSNYNLFNAESCPLCPLENDLLIIRIQPDEGVALQFNCKVPGTNKLVRPVKMDFRYDSYFNTVTPEAYERLLCDCILGDRTLFTSNEEVLASWELFSPLLEQWSKVRPIFPNYVAGSLRPQEADKLLSRDGRAWRSY
- a CDS encoding DNA polymerase III subunit delta' (catalyzes the DNA-template-directed extension of the 3'-end of a DNA strand; the delta' subunit seems to interact with the gamma subunit to transfer the beta subunit on the DNA), whose product is MESSSWEILVQRVRDQKIPSAIILHGQDLAVLSARAYDYASLIIKESSPEAAYKLANRLHPDIYEYSPQGKGRLHTIETPRTIRRDIWIHPYESPYKIYLIHEADRITLDAISAFLKLLEDPPPYGIFILVSTSPQRLPPTIRSRCVSFHVPIEKNFVVDQKDIAFLISLAQGKESVMRVGGLVKGAPDEDKQVLRDKTKALLTVLLQLFRDRFFLAKGMPASSLTYPNLLNEIKTMPVYPLEEVLSIITRATQALDTYSSASSCLEWICLQLWSFRNRQRAAIRRQKKELKHF
- the pgl gene encoding 6-phosphogluconolactonase encodes the protein MATLISLNDANRMLISESQEDFLQIACYDWISTANKAIHKRGAFYVALSGGKTPLQIFQEIVKKRAAISDCSKIFVFWGDERASEDVEAGSNYLKAMDILKGLRVPESQIFRMDTANPKGDEAYENLIRENVPDTIFDMIMLGVGEDGHTLSLFPGTAALEETERLVVFNEVPQLQTHRMTLTFPIVRRARHLVAYIQGSAKQDLFHKLLHPLGRDTFPIERIGTPQNPLQWVLSSDCCRATDLADIPADCKLEMF